The DNA segment CCCGGTCGACATTCCCCTCGAAGAGCCGGGGAAGCGTCTCGGGCTTCGTGAGGTCGGCGGGAACGTATTCCACGCCCAGCTTCTCGAAAAAGGAAATGTCCTTCCGCGGCCTGGCGCTCGCCCGCACCTTCACCCCTTTATTGGCGAGGTACTCAACCAGGTGGCTCCCCATGAACCCGGCCGCGCCGGTCACGAGCGTGATTCCGTCGAATTTCATGCGCCCCCCCTCTCCTGTCCGATCGTTATTCCCCACTATATTTCACATAACGTCATAGCGCCGCTCAGTCGTGGCCGATAAGCGCCTTGATTTCAAAATATTCCTCGAGCCCGTATTTGCTGCGCTCGCGTCCCAGCCCCGACTGCTTGTAGCCCCCCGCGGGCGCGTTGATGTCGAAGTCCGCGCCGTTGATGAAGACCTGTCCCGTGCGCAGCCGCCGCGCGACGGCCCGCGCGCGCCCCGCGTCTCCCGACCACACCGAGCCCGAGAGACCGTACACGCTGTCGTTCGCGATCTTCACGGCCTCCTCCTCGGTTCGGTAGGGAATGATGCACAGCACCGGTCCGAATATCTCCTCGCGGGCGATCGTCATGTCGTTGCGCACGTCGGCGAATATCGTCGGCTTCACGTAATAGCCCTTTTTCAAGTTTTCCGGCTGTTCGGGGCCGCCCAGGACGAGCGTCGCCCCCTCGCGGATACCGGCCTCGATGTACGCGCGCACCGAGCGCTGCTGCGCAGCGTCCACCATGGGCCCCAGGTAATTGCCTTCCTCGAACGAGTCGCCCATCTTCATGAGCCCCACGGTGCCCTTCGCGATTTCAATGACCTCCGCCTGTTTCTCGGCGGGAACGATCATCCTGGTAAGCGCGATGCAGGTTTGCCCCGAATTGAGGAAGCAGTTGAAGACGCCCTTGGGCACAGCCTTCGTGAGATCGGCATCGTCCAGGATGACGTTCGCGGACTTGCCGCCCAGCTCCAGCGTTACCTTCTTGATGGTCTCCGCCGCCGCCTGGGAAACGAGCGTCCCCGACCTCGTGGAGCCGGTGAGCGAGACCATGTCCACTCCCGGGTGGGACGCGAGCGCATTGCCCGCCTTCGAGCCGGCGCCGGCCACCAGGTTGAACACCCCGGCGGGGAGTTTCACTTCGTCCATTATCTCCGCCAATATGAAGGCGTCCAGGGGCGCGAGCTGGCTTGGCTTAAGCACCATCGTGCAGCCGGCCGCGAGCGCCGGAGCCACCTTCCCGATTATCTGGTGCAGGGGATAGTTCCACGGCGTGATAAAGCCGCATACCCCGATGGGCTCCTTCACGATGCGCGTGCCGTTAATGCTGTACTCGAATTCGTAGCCCTCCAGGAGGGGCACGAAGGCATTCAGCACGGCTATGGGCAGACCCGCCTGGACCATGCGCGAGAGCGCCTGGGGCATCCCCATCTCGCGGGCGATGACATCGCCGATCTCGTTCTGGCGCGCGGCCATCGCCTTCGCGATGTCCGCGATGAACGCGGCGCGCCGCGCGACCGTCGTGGACGCCCAGGCGGGAAAGGCCGCACGGGCCGCTATCACCGCCCTGTCCACGTCAGCGGCGTTGCCCATGCGCACCCGGGCGATGGCCTCCTCGGTGCAGGGATTGACGACCTCGACGGTATCCGTGCCGGCCGGCTCGACCCATTGTCCGCCGATGTAGAACTTGTCGTATGTTTTCATTCCCCCTCCCTGCGCCCCGGGCGTCCGGTCCGCGATATCCATGTGCCTGAGCAGCAATGATCGCCCTTCGTGCCTGCCGGCCCCTGCTCCGGGCTCTCGAGCCCCTTGCCGTCCAGGTCGAAACCCGCGATCGATGCGCCATTGCCGGCAAGGATTTTCGCGACCTCCCGGCTGTGTGAAGTTATCTTTTCCCGGCCGACGATACCGCGGCGTTATTCCCGATCTCCTCGCGCGCGCGCCGGAGCCAGGTGAGATACATTTCGTTGAATTCGATACCGAGCTCCGCGAGAAGCTGCACGTGGACGCCCTGCTTTCTCCAGCGCTCGCGGTTTTCCGCACGCCGCGCGTGCTGGGACTCGTACACGGCTATCTGCTCGTCGATATACTTGAGCGCGAGCCTGTCGTTCCCAAATCCCATGAAGGCAAATTTGAGGAGAAACGGGTCGCGCAGGAGCATCTGCTTGTCGGGCGATTCTTCAAGCCAGCGCGAGAATTCCTCCTTTCCTTTTTCGGTGATCGCGTAGAGCTTCTTGTGCGGCCCGCCGTTTTCCGAGGAACGGAGCTCCACCATGGTGACGAGCTCTTCGGACTCGAGCTCCTTGAGGTTCGGGTATATCTGCCCGAAATTCACGGACCACATGTGTCCGAAGTTCTTCTCGAGATGCTCCTTGATCCGGTAGCCGTGCATGTTCGAGTAGTGAAGAAGGCCCAAAATCGCGTATTTGATCGACATTGTTCGCAAACCCCTGTTCGCAGGCTTTTATTCGTGCCGCCGATTCGCCCGGCCCCGTTGCGGGCCGCGTGGCTGCATCGGACACAATCGACCTTGTGATTATATACTTAATATATATATTATCTATGTATATAGATTGTATATACTTGTCAAGGATTTTTTGTAATATTACATAAATGAGGCTGGTCAGGGGCGTGCGGGGTTGGTGAATGCAAGACGTACCGCGGTACGTCTCTACTCCTCCTGCATCGACGTTACGGCGTCGGCGGAATGCATGGCCTGGGCCATCTCGGGGATGATGCCCTTGCGCACATAGATGGGGCGCACCATCGCGCGCATGCGGGGAAGGTAGCAGGCGAACACGAGCGCCCCCGCGATGCACAGGACCCCGCCCGCGGCCACGGCGAGGGGGGTTCCGATACGCTCGGCCGCCGCCCCGGAGGCGAGGCTCCCGAACGGGACCATGCCGGCGAATGCCATCGTGTAGAAGCTCATCACCCTGCCCCGCATCGAGTCGTCCACGATCGTCTGCAAGATCGTGTTGCCGGACGCCATCATCGCGATCATGCCGAAGCCCGCGAGCGCGAGCGCCGCCGCGGACAGTGCCGTTGTGCGCGATACGGAGAGCAGGCAGAGCGCCCCGCCGAACACCGCCGACGAGAGGGCGATGACGCGCCCCAGGCCGCGGACGTCGGCGCGCGAGGCGAGGTAGAGCGCGCCCGCGAGCGCCCCGAAGCCGGTCGCACCGCTCAATACCCCCAGGGTGCCCGAGTCCCCTCCCAGGATGCTCTTTGCGAAGACGGGCAGGAGCACCGTGAAGGACATGCCCGCAAGGCTCATGAGCGCGATGAGGAGGAGAAGCGCGCGTATGGGACCAAATCCGAAGGTGTAGCGCACCCCCGCAATGAGCGCGGCAAGGGGATTTTCCGGCGTTTCCCTGACTGGCTTCGCGGGCACGCGGATTACCACGAGCGACGCGATCACCGCCATGTAGCTCACGCCGTTCAGGAGGAAGCACATCCCCTCCCCGATCACGACGATGAGCGCCCCGGCGACCATAGGCCCCGCGAGGCGCGCCGCGTTGAACAGGCTCGAATTGAGCGCTATGGCGTTGGGAAGGTCCTCCTTCCGGTCGATCATCTCGATCACGAAGGACTGGCGCGTGGGCATGTCGAAGGCGTTCACGCAGCCGAGCGCGGCGGCGAGCGCGACCAGGTGCCATGATTCGACGAGCCCGGAGAGAACGAGGAGCGCCACGGCGAAGGCCTGCAGCATGGCGAGCCCCTGCGTGAGGACCAGGATCGCGCGCCGGTCGAAGCGGTCGGCGAGCATGCCCGCGACGGGGACCAGTACGAGGGCCGGTATCTGCCCCGCGAAGCCGATCACCCCGAGCATGAGGGCGGAGCCCGTGAGCCGGTACACGAGCCAACTCATCGCCAGCTGTTGCATCCAGGTGCCCACGAGCGAAATGCCCTGGCCGATATAAAACAGCCGGAAGTTCGGGTTCTCGAGCGCGCGGAATGTATTCGCAAACCTGTTCATGAAGAGACAACGTATCCGGGCGGGGACGAAAGGTCAAGGATGGTTTATCGCGCCGTGCTCACTGCCCCTTCGCGGCAATGCCTTCATGCGTGATCATGCAAAGAGCTTATTCTCTGAACAAATCG comes from the Spirochaetota bacterium genome and includes:
- a CDS encoding MFS transporter, which codes for MNRFANTFRALENPNFRLFYIGQGISLVGTWMQQLAMSWLVYRLTGSALMLGVIGFAGQIPALVLVPVAGMLADRFDRRAILVLTQGLAMLQAFAVALLVLSGLVESWHLVALAAALGCVNAFDMPTRQSFVIEMIDRKEDLPNAIALNSSLFNAARLAGPMVAGALIVVIGEGMCFLLNGVSYMAVIASLVVIRVPAKPVRETPENPLAALIAGVRYTFGFGPIRALLLLIALMSLAGMSFTVLLPVFAKSILGGDSGTLGVLSGATGFGALAGALYLASRADVRGLGRVIALSSAVFGGALCLLSVSRTTALSAAALALAGFGMIAMMASGNTILQTIVDDSMRGRVMSFYTMAFAGMVPFGSLASGAAAERIGTPLAVAAGGVLCIAGALVFACYLPRMRAMVRPIYVRKGIIPEMAQAMHSADAVTSMQEE
- a CDS encoding aldehyde dehydrogenase family protein encodes the protein MKTYDKFYIGGQWVEPAGTDTVEVVNPCTEEAIARVRMGNAADVDRAVIAARAAFPAWASTTVARRAAFIADIAKAMAARQNEIGDVIAREMGMPQALSRMVQAGLPIAVLNAFVPLLEGYEFEYSINGTRIVKEPIGVCGFITPWNYPLHQIIGKVAPALAAGCTMVLKPSQLAPLDAFILAEIMDEVKLPAGVFNLVAGAGSKAGNALASHPGVDMVSLTGSTRSGTLVSQAAAETIKKVTLELGGKSANVILDDADLTKAVPKGVFNCFLNSGQTCIALTRMIVPAEKQAEVIEIAKGTVGLMKMGDSFEEGNYLGPMVDAAQQRSVRAYIEAGIREGATLVLGGPEQPENLKKGYYVKPTIFADVRNDMTIAREEIFGPVLCIIPYRTEEEAVKIANDSVYGLSGSVWSGDAGRARAVARRLRTGQVFINGADFDINAPAGGYKQSGLGRERSKYGLEEYFEIKALIGHD
- a CDS encoding PadR family transcriptional regulator, which gives rise to MSIKYAILGLLHYSNMHGYRIKEHLEKNFGHMWSVNFGQIYPNLKELESEELVTMVELRSSENGGPHKKLYAITEKGKEEFSRWLEESPDKQMLLRDPFLLKFAFMGFGNDRLALKYIDEQIAVYESQHARRAENRERWRKQGVHVQLLAELGIEFNEMYLTWLRRAREEIGNNAAVSSAGKR